Proteins encoded by one window of Dioscorea cayenensis subsp. rotundata cultivar TDr96_F1 chromosome 20, TDr96_F1_v2_PseudoChromosome.rev07_lg8_w22 25.fasta, whole genome shotgun sequence:
- the LOC120251229 gene encoding uncharacterized protein LOC120251229 isoform X1, with protein MATASISPSRNFFLSWKSGDFKIHPAFLSLKSGFQSTCRNGSSNRVHALPWFFTDFTSIQGTHLSRRCSVIVCTGSQNYDFNEKMKLPLDIYDHDGKLISYVDYSLKLLHELAANVFADFKSHESSKNFLKLVKAWIGVDVDLHLRQTAYLAAVYGFLKAVMDMVSMFDDQYLLCISLTSNLSLIMECIEGVLGNKDLELMKRFRIEQVLVLNRYFAPSLERWASEYAKWKTSNELKMISLTISSCIVVTKLGAQRISCPAFYTSLAETIQELFESARGLGSLGISYQFATMAGHEHEFLNIFGPKVLHHNTEDEILFWMTLLQKKLFAAFVKETFLHQLEGSFDNQVLARDLAILGLFAFLGRKTRLFLLHMGINDIEEPLKSFICYLECGILFVYPNLSSLCMYQQFMEVVTEEIKWLDLYSEVSRTRQQARKRSKQHPTQAEKEIILSAVFGVCSDIFSNFALYCKKTQKTPSVNVAIFLNESKNLLSLCLEDYWAAYDKICSLTENANLSCRDPHEKLADLTANEIFEPPTTPNFTEIDQPVCSDKIFDAYPEAVNTDPPRSIIAKYSHFVLSTMTDLCMGIQLLFIDISVTISFLRKPLYGRKLTTTERKKIFQTFIDVICVIPLVVLMLLPVTAIGYVIILAVIKKLMPNLVPSSFSTERLDVIKQLTRAKKMKGHPSCGHVS; from the exons ATGGCGACGGCGTCCATCTCTCCTTCCAG aaacttttttttaagttgGAAATCAGGGGATTTCAAGATCCATCCTGCATTTCTTTCATTAAAATCAGGATTCCAAAGTACTTGCAGAAATGGTTCTTCAAATAGAGTTCATGCATTGCCTTGGTTTTTTACCGATTTCACATCAATTCAGGGCACACATTTATCTAGACGATGTTCTGTTATTGTGTGTACTGGTTCTCAGAATTACGACTTCAATGAGAAGATGAAGCTGCCTTTAGATATTTATGATCATGATGGGAAGCTCATTTCCTATGTGGATTATTCTCTCAAGCTATTGCATGAATTGGCTGCAAATGTTTTTGCTGATTTTAAATCTCATGAATCCTCAAAAAACTTTCTGAAACTTGTCAAGGCATGGATAGGTGTGGATGTCGACTTACATCTCCGGCAAACTGCATATCTG GCAGCAGTCTATGGTTTTCTTAAAGCTGTAATGGATATGGTTAGCATGTTTGATGATCAATATCTTTTATGCATCAG TCTTACATCAAATTTAAGCTTGATCATGGAATGCATCGAAGGGGTGTTGGGAAACAAGGACCTCGAACTAATGAAACGGTTTAGAATAGAACAAGTTCTTGTGTTGAATCGATACTTTGCTCCTTCATTGGAAAGATGGGCCTCAGAATATGCAAAATg GAAGACATCCAATGAGCTTAAGATGATCTCTTTGACTATCAGCAGTTGTATTGTTGTTACAAAGTTGGGTGCCCAAAGAATTTCTTGCCCTGCATTTTACACATCTCTTGCTGAAACAATACAGGAACTTTTTGAATCAGCACGTGGTCTCGGATCATTAGGCATTTCATATCAGTTTGCAACCATGGCTGGTCATGAACATGAATTCTTGAACATTTTTGGTCCCAAGGTATTGCATCACAATACAGAAGATGAGATACTTTTTTGGATGACGTTGTTACAGAAAAAGCTTTTTGCTGCATTTGTTAAAGAGACTTTTCTTCACCAGCTTGAAGGTTCCTTTGATAATCAG GTTTTGGCACGGGATTTGGCTATTCTAGGACTATTTGCGTTTCTGGGAAGGAAAACAAGACTGTTCTTATTGCATATGGGCATAAATGATATTGAAGAACCTTTGAAAAGCTTCATCTG TTACTTGGAATGCGGCATCCTGTTTGTATATCCGAATCTGTCTTCCTTATGCATGTATCAACAATTCATGGAG GTTGTAACCGAGGAAATTAAGTGGCTCGATTTATATTCTGAAGTGTCGCGCACTAGGCAACAAGCTAGAAAGCGGTCGAAACAACATCCTACACAAGCTGAGAAAGAGATAATTCTATCTGCAGTTTTTGGTGTTTGCTCAGACATATTCTCAAACTTTGCTCTCTACTGTAAGAAGACTCAAAAAACTCCGAGTGTGAATGTTGCGATCTTTTTGAATGAAAG CAAAAACCTTCTAAGCCTTTGCCTTGAAGATTACTGGGCTGCTTATGATAAAATATG TTCGTTGACAGAGAATGCAAATTTATCATGTAGAGATCCCCATGAGAAGCTTGCAGATCTTACTGCTAATGAAATATTTGAACCACCAACAACTCCAAATTTTACAGAAATAGACCAG CCTGTCTGCTCTGATAAGATCTTCGATGCATACCCTGAAGCTGTCAACACAGATCCTCCTCGGAGCATAATTGCAAAATATAGCCATTTTGTTTTATCTACTATGACA GATCTGTGCATGGGAATTCAATTGCTCTTTATAGACATATCGGTCACCATCTCCTTTCTTCGAAAACCACTCTATGGACGAAAGCTTACTACAACGGAAAGGAAGAAGATTTTTCAAACATTCATTGATGTCATTTGCGTCATTCCGTTGGTGGTACTAATGCTACTTCCC GTGACTGCCATTGGTTATGTCATTATCTTAGCAGTAATCAAGAAACTCATGCCGAATTTG GTCccttcttcattttcaacaGAAAGATTGGATGTCATAAAGCAATTGACAAGAGCTAAGAAGATGAAAGGACACCCATCTTGTGGCCATGTTAGCTGA
- the LOC120251167 gene encoding GDSL esterase/lipase At1g28570-like, translating to MIISPQMASSSAYLLLLFSTFILLLPSHKQACFTSIFSFGDSLADTGNLLFLVNNTHRVNYLPYGQTFFHHPTGRFSDGRLVIDFLAEAIGLPLVPPYLASGDSRNFEKGANFAVAGATALNSDFFEKNKIYLDLNKFSLDVQVELFKQLLPSICSTTSECDEKLSSALFLMGEIGGNDYNHPFFQGRSLEEVVTFVPLVINAISRAITEVIELGARTLLVPGNLPIGCSSAYLTLFHVSNNESYDQQTGCINWLNEFSQYHN from the exons ATGATCATTTCTCCTCAAATGGCTTCCTCTTCTGCATATCTTCTCCTCCTTTTCTCCACCTTCATTCTTCTCCTACCAAGTCACAAACAAGCATGTTTCACCTCCATTTTCAGCTTCGGCGACTCTCTCGCCGACACCGGAAACCTCCTCTTCCTCGTCAACAACACTCACCGTGTCAATTACCTTCCCTACGGCCAAACTTTCTTCCATCACCCTACCGGCAGATTCTCCGATGGCCGTCTTGTTATTGACTTCCTAG CGGAGGCGATTGGATTGCCATTAGTGCCACCGTACTTGGCCAGCGGCGATAGCCGGAACTTTGAGAAAGGTGCCAACTTTGCGGTGGCTGGAGCAACCGCATTGAACAGTGACTTCTttgagaagaataaaatatatttagattTGAACAAATTCTCTTTGGACGTGCAAGTTGAGTTGTTCAAACAGCTACTACCTTCCATTTGCTCAACTACTTcag AATGTGATGAGAAGTTAAGCAGTGCACTGTTCTTAATGGGAGAAATTGGAGGCAATGACTACAACCACCCATTTTTCCAAGGAAGAAGCTTGGAAGAAGTAGTAACATTTGTACCTTTAGTGATCAATGCTATAAGCAGAGCCATTACTGAAGTGATTGAGCTTGGAGCAAGAACATTGTTGGTGCCTGGGAACTTACCAATTGGATGTAGCTCAGCCTACCTTACTTTGTTTCATGTCTCTAATAATGAAAGCTATGATCAACAAACAGGTTGCATCAATTGGTTGAATGAGTTCTCACAATACCACAATTAG
- the LOC120251470 gene encoding protein NINJA homolog 1-like, which translates to MEDEGGLELRLGLSCGGSSGKSKCKDRPSDTKPEEGSSSKGGNMNASDASFKNFFQADVQNKDQDRKQKQDSFWTDLGKCPAPATDNATGVHGNLSQFGRRQDLWASNSKTTDDDEEKSGSSKRKSPFEEGNLQKKHERAVEYADSVSKSPIGVTMKNSRVSFTTDDGSTGENEDIAESEAEGSNSWSVPPHDDSAKCSDIPKYTDKHALKDPALTGSQMQKGSCTSGTESTSELGKGPYGMPMQFQPLNVTTVPYPVPVKVPAPVNAPNTTGFPSPCVMQLMPLQIMRRPMVQAMSASNPTACFLVIHMYNFQHLKTNSSWAFGSQPQLVSSFPGRTDGASNSVHAEDDMKISHGPTSSRVASGSAANLTYSTLDAMKGSGAKHAGEASAYQGESEGKGNSIIFKPKETNSQHVGEGFAQEGSAIRPGIAPNVKFGGSGSYPDLPWVSTTGSGPNGKTISGVTYKYNKDQIKIVCACHGTHMTPEEFVQHANADAPVLENNTGLGTISSSNPAASAHS; encoded by the exons ATGGAGGATGAAGGTGGGCTCGAGCTAAGATTGGGTCTTTCTTGTGGTGGATCATCGGGAAAATCTAAATGCAAAGACCGTCCATCTGATACTAAACCCGAGGAAGGAAGTAGTAGTAAAGGTGGGAACATGAATGCTTCCGATGCCTCATTTAAGAATTTCTTCCAGGCAGATGTTCAGAATAAAGATCAGGACAGGAAGCAAAAACAAGATAGTTTCTGGACCGACCTTGGAAAATGCCCTGCTCCTGCAACTGATAATGCTACTGGTGTGCATGGGAATTTATCTCAGTTTGGAAGGCGCCAAGATTTATGGGCTTCAAATAGTAAGACAACTGATGACGATGAAGAGAAATCAGGGTCAAGCAAGCGTAAATCTCCATTTGAAGAGGGTAACCTTCAAAAGAAGCATGAAAGGGCCGTTGAATATGCTGACTCAGTTTCTAAAAGTCCAATTGGTGTTACCATGAAAAATTCTCGTGTTTCATTTACTACAGATGATGGTTCCACCGGTGAAAATGAGGATATTGCAGAGTCAGAAGCAGAAGGCTCAAACTCCTGGTCAGTTCCACCACATGATGATAGTGCCAAGTGCTCTGACATTCCAAAGTACACTGATAAGCATGCTTTAAAGGACCCTGCTTTGACTGGGTCCCAAATGCAGAAAGGATCCTGCACCTCAGGCACTGAATCCACCAGTGAACTCGGAAAGGGACCATATGGGATGCCAATGCAATTTCAACCTCTAAATGTCACGACAGTGCCTTATCCAGTACCAGTTAAGGTACCAGCTCCTGTTAATGCACCCAATACAACAGGATTCCCTTCACCTTGTGTCATGCAACTGATGCCCTTGCAAATAATGAGGCGCCCCATGGTCCAGGCAATGAGCGCTAGCAACCCCACAGCTTGCTTTTTGGTTATTCACATGTACAACTTCCAACACTTGAAAACCAATTCTTCCTGGGCATTTGGTTCTCAGCCTCAACTTGTGTCCTCTTTCCCTGGAAGGACTGATGGTGCGTCTAATTCTGTGCATGCTGAAGATGATATGAAGATATCTCATG GTCCAACTTCATCTAGAGTGGCAAGCGGTTCAGCAGCAAATTTAACGTACAGCACATTGGATGCCATGAAAGGTAGTGGTGCAAAGCATGCTGGAGAGGCTTCCGCATATCAAGGTGAATCTGAAGGAAAGGGAAACAGTATAATCTTTAAGCCTAAGGAGACAAATAGTCAACATGTTGGGGAAGGCTTTGCTCAGGAAGGTTCTGCTATAAGACCTGGTATCGCACCGAATGTGAAATTTGGAGGTTCTGGTTCTTATCCGGATCTTCCATGGGTCTCAACCACAGGATCAGGCCCGAATGGTAAAACTATTTCTGGCGTCACCTACAAATACAACAAAGATCAAATAAAGATTGTGTGTGCTTGCCATGGGACTCACATGACTCCCGAAGAGTTTGTTCAGCATGCCAATGCAGATGCCCCAGTTTTAGAAAATAACACTGGCTTAGGAACAATTTCAAGCAGCAATCCAGCAGCCTCAGCTCACAGTTGA
- the LOC120251229 gene encoding uncharacterized protein LOC120251229 isoform X2, whose translation MATASISPSRNFFLSWKSGDFKIHPAFLSLKSGFQSTCRNGSSNRVHALPWFFTDFTSIQGTHLSRRCSVIVCTGSQNYDFNEKMKLPLDIYDHDGKLISYVDYSLKLLHELAANVFADFKSHESSKNFLKLVKAWIGVDVDLHLRQTAYLAAVYGFLKAVMDMVSMFDDQYLLCISLTSNLSLIMECIEGVLGNKDLELMKRFRIEQVLVLNRYFAPSLERWASEYAKWKTSNELKMISLTISSCIVVTKLGAQRISCPAFYTSLAETIQELFESARGLGSLGISYQFATMAGHEHEFLNIFGPKVLHHNTEDEILFWMTLLQKKLFAAFVKETFLHQLEGSFDNQVLARDLAILGLFAFLGRKTRLFLLHMGINDIEEPLKSFICYLECGILFVYPNLSSLCMYQQFMEVVTEEIKWLDLYSEVSRTRQQARKRSKQHPTQAEKEIILSAVFGVCSDIFSNFALYCKKTQKTPSVNVAIFLNESKNLLSLCLEDYWAAYDKICSLTENANLSCRDPHEKLADLTANEIFEPPTTPNFTEIDQPVCSDKIFDAYPEAVNTDPPRSIIAKYSHFVLSTMTDLCMGIQLLFIDISVTISFLRKPLYGRKLTTTERKKIFQTFIDVICVIPLVVLMLLPVTAIGYVIILAVIKKLMPNLKDWMS comes from the exons ATGGCGACGGCGTCCATCTCTCCTTCCAG aaacttttttttaagttgGAAATCAGGGGATTTCAAGATCCATCCTGCATTTCTTTCATTAAAATCAGGATTCCAAAGTACTTGCAGAAATGGTTCTTCAAATAGAGTTCATGCATTGCCTTGGTTTTTTACCGATTTCACATCAATTCAGGGCACACATTTATCTAGACGATGTTCTGTTATTGTGTGTACTGGTTCTCAGAATTACGACTTCAATGAGAAGATGAAGCTGCCTTTAGATATTTATGATCATGATGGGAAGCTCATTTCCTATGTGGATTATTCTCTCAAGCTATTGCATGAATTGGCTGCAAATGTTTTTGCTGATTTTAAATCTCATGAATCCTCAAAAAACTTTCTGAAACTTGTCAAGGCATGGATAGGTGTGGATGTCGACTTACATCTCCGGCAAACTGCATATCTG GCAGCAGTCTATGGTTTTCTTAAAGCTGTAATGGATATGGTTAGCATGTTTGATGATCAATATCTTTTATGCATCAG TCTTACATCAAATTTAAGCTTGATCATGGAATGCATCGAAGGGGTGTTGGGAAACAAGGACCTCGAACTAATGAAACGGTTTAGAATAGAACAAGTTCTTGTGTTGAATCGATACTTTGCTCCTTCATTGGAAAGATGGGCCTCAGAATATGCAAAATg GAAGACATCCAATGAGCTTAAGATGATCTCTTTGACTATCAGCAGTTGTATTGTTGTTACAAAGTTGGGTGCCCAAAGAATTTCTTGCCCTGCATTTTACACATCTCTTGCTGAAACAATACAGGAACTTTTTGAATCAGCACGTGGTCTCGGATCATTAGGCATTTCATATCAGTTTGCAACCATGGCTGGTCATGAACATGAATTCTTGAACATTTTTGGTCCCAAGGTATTGCATCACAATACAGAAGATGAGATACTTTTTTGGATGACGTTGTTACAGAAAAAGCTTTTTGCTGCATTTGTTAAAGAGACTTTTCTTCACCAGCTTGAAGGTTCCTTTGATAATCAG GTTTTGGCACGGGATTTGGCTATTCTAGGACTATTTGCGTTTCTGGGAAGGAAAACAAGACTGTTCTTATTGCATATGGGCATAAATGATATTGAAGAACCTTTGAAAAGCTTCATCTG TTACTTGGAATGCGGCATCCTGTTTGTATATCCGAATCTGTCTTCCTTATGCATGTATCAACAATTCATGGAG GTTGTAACCGAGGAAATTAAGTGGCTCGATTTATATTCTGAAGTGTCGCGCACTAGGCAACAAGCTAGAAAGCGGTCGAAACAACATCCTACACAAGCTGAGAAAGAGATAATTCTATCTGCAGTTTTTGGTGTTTGCTCAGACATATTCTCAAACTTTGCTCTCTACTGTAAGAAGACTCAAAAAACTCCGAGTGTGAATGTTGCGATCTTTTTGAATGAAAG CAAAAACCTTCTAAGCCTTTGCCTTGAAGATTACTGGGCTGCTTATGATAAAATATG TTCGTTGACAGAGAATGCAAATTTATCATGTAGAGATCCCCATGAGAAGCTTGCAGATCTTACTGCTAATGAAATATTTGAACCACCAACAACTCCAAATTTTACAGAAATAGACCAG CCTGTCTGCTCTGATAAGATCTTCGATGCATACCCTGAAGCTGTCAACACAGATCCTCCTCGGAGCATAATTGCAAAATATAGCCATTTTGTTTTATCTACTATGACA GATCTGTGCATGGGAATTCAATTGCTCTTTATAGACATATCGGTCACCATCTCCTTTCTTCGAAAACCACTCTATGGACGAAAGCTTACTACAACGGAAAGGAAGAAGATTTTTCAAACATTCATTGATGTCATTTGCGTCATTCCGTTGGTGGTACTAATGCTACTTCCC GTGACTGCCATTGGTTATGTCATTATCTTAGCAGTAATCAAGAAACTCATGCCGAATTTG AAAGATTGGATGTCATAA
- the LOC120251229 gene encoding uncharacterized protein LOC120251229 isoform X3 — MATASISPSRNFFLSWKSGDFKIHPAFLSLKSGFQSTCRNGSSNRVHALPWFFTDFTSIQGTHLSRRCSVIVCTGSQNYDFNEKMKLPLDIYDHDGKLISYVDYSLKLLHELAANVFADFKSHESSKNFLKLVKAWIGVDVDLHLRQTAYLAAVYGFLKAVMDMVSMFDDQYLLCISLTSNLSLIMECIEGVLGNKDLELMKRFRIEQVLVLNRYFAPSLERWASEYAKWKTSNELKMISLTISSCIVVTKLGAQRISCPAFYTSLAETIQELFESARGLGSLGISYQFATMAGHEHEFLNIFGPKVLHHNTEDEILFWMTLLQKKLFAAFVKETFLHQLEGSFDNQVLARDLAILGLFAFLGRKTRLFLLHMGINDIEEPLKSFICYLECGILFVYPNLSSLCMYQQFMEVVTEEIKWLDLYSEVSRTRQQARKRSKQHPTQAEKEIILSAVFGVCSDIFSNFALYCKKTQKTPSVNVAIFLNERDPHEKLADLTANEIFEPPTTPNFTEIDQPVCSDKIFDAYPEAVNTDPPRSIIAKYSHFVLSTMTDLCMGIQLLFIDISVTISFLRKPLYGRKLTTTERKKIFQTFIDVICVIPLVVLMLLPVTAIGYVIILAVIKKLMPNLVPSSFSTERLDVIKQLTRAKKMKGHPSCGHVS, encoded by the exons ATGGCGACGGCGTCCATCTCTCCTTCCAG aaacttttttttaagttgGAAATCAGGGGATTTCAAGATCCATCCTGCATTTCTTTCATTAAAATCAGGATTCCAAAGTACTTGCAGAAATGGTTCTTCAAATAGAGTTCATGCATTGCCTTGGTTTTTTACCGATTTCACATCAATTCAGGGCACACATTTATCTAGACGATGTTCTGTTATTGTGTGTACTGGTTCTCAGAATTACGACTTCAATGAGAAGATGAAGCTGCCTTTAGATATTTATGATCATGATGGGAAGCTCATTTCCTATGTGGATTATTCTCTCAAGCTATTGCATGAATTGGCTGCAAATGTTTTTGCTGATTTTAAATCTCATGAATCCTCAAAAAACTTTCTGAAACTTGTCAAGGCATGGATAGGTGTGGATGTCGACTTACATCTCCGGCAAACTGCATATCTG GCAGCAGTCTATGGTTTTCTTAAAGCTGTAATGGATATGGTTAGCATGTTTGATGATCAATATCTTTTATGCATCAG TCTTACATCAAATTTAAGCTTGATCATGGAATGCATCGAAGGGGTGTTGGGAAACAAGGACCTCGAACTAATGAAACGGTTTAGAATAGAACAAGTTCTTGTGTTGAATCGATACTTTGCTCCTTCATTGGAAAGATGGGCCTCAGAATATGCAAAATg GAAGACATCCAATGAGCTTAAGATGATCTCTTTGACTATCAGCAGTTGTATTGTTGTTACAAAGTTGGGTGCCCAAAGAATTTCTTGCCCTGCATTTTACACATCTCTTGCTGAAACAATACAGGAACTTTTTGAATCAGCACGTGGTCTCGGATCATTAGGCATTTCATATCAGTTTGCAACCATGGCTGGTCATGAACATGAATTCTTGAACATTTTTGGTCCCAAGGTATTGCATCACAATACAGAAGATGAGATACTTTTTTGGATGACGTTGTTACAGAAAAAGCTTTTTGCTGCATTTGTTAAAGAGACTTTTCTTCACCAGCTTGAAGGTTCCTTTGATAATCAG GTTTTGGCACGGGATTTGGCTATTCTAGGACTATTTGCGTTTCTGGGAAGGAAAACAAGACTGTTCTTATTGCATATGGGCATAAATGATATTGAAGAACCTTTGAAAAGCTTCATCTG TTACTTGGAATGCGGCATCCTGTTTGTATATCCGAATCTGTCTTCCTTATGCATGTATCAACAATTCATGGAG GTTGTAACCGAGGAAATTAAGTGGCTCGATTTATATTCTGAAGTGTCGCGCACTAGGCAACAAGCTAGAAAGCGGTCGAAACAACATCCTACACAAGCTGAGAAAGAGATAATTCTATCTGCAGTTTTTGGTGTTTGCTCAGACATATTCTCAAACTTTGCTCTCTACTGTAAGAAGACTCAAAAAACTCCGAGTGTGAATGTTGCGATCTTTTTGAATGAAAG AGATCCCCATGAGAAGCTTGCAGATCTTACTGCTAATGAAATATTTGAACCACCAACAACTCCAAATTTTACAGAAATAGACCAG CCTGTCTGCTCTGATAAGATCTTCGATGCATACCCTGAAGCTGTCAACACAGATCCTCCTCGGAGCATAATTGCAAAATATAGCCATTTTGTTTTATCTACTATGACA GATCTGTGCATGGGAATTCAATTGCTCTTTATAGACATATCGGTCACCATCTCCTTTCTTCGAAAACCACTCTATGGACGAAAGCTTACTACAACGGAAAGGAAGAAGATTTTTCAAACATTCATTGATGTCATTTGCGTCATTCCGTTGGTGGTACTAATGCTACTTCCC GTGACTGCCATTGGTTATGTCATTATCTTAGCAGTAATCAAGAAACTCATGCCGAATTTG GTCccttcttcattttcaacaGAAAGATTGGATGTCATAAAGCAATTGACAAGAGCTAAGAAGATGAAAGGACACCCATCTTGTGGCCATGTTAGCTGA